In a single window of the Luteolibacter sp. Y139 genome:
- a CDS encoding TolC family protein yields MHSFFPSAILALLITASAVRAEPGVVVSLASVGDRVRAQNPDLAAARLRIREALGRMNQSGRLANPEIETEISHDPRYRERKLEIGFNQRFPLTNRLRLEKDVTLAEYKSSEAEVREVERQIIAEAREGVVNVLAIRSRRELLNQQSALSKEFADFLSAVADKGEGSRLDAGQAKLEAASLALEMRQLDASETAAVGTLKPLLGMMPAETLMVSGTLPVPALPTAAVDHVRRPDYQAAVLQADAAAKGVALEQAKRYDDVEAGIFAGAEKTEDAPEGYDKEALVGVRFKFPLPLWNKNEGAIQEAQALKERKDKEASALARSIHLEAEAARAEMEQWQKLLAETGETLLPLAEEQAKAAEDAYRKGQGELQTVFRMREKRVQLLAARLDALRQFHLARVRYESALAKP; encoded by the coding sequence ATGCATTCATTTTTCCCAAGTGCCATCTTGGCACTCCTCATCACGGCTTCCGCGGTCCGGGCGGAGCCGGGGGTGGTGGTCTCTCTCGCCAGTGTCGGCGACCGGGTCCGCGCCCAGAATCCCGACCTTGCCGCCGCCCGCCTGCGCATCCGCGAGGCGCTCGGCCGCATGAACCAGTCCGGCCGCTTGGCCAATCCCGAGATCGAAACCGAAATCAGTCACGACCCGCGTTATCGCGAGCGGAAGCTCGAGATCGGTTTCAACCAGCGCTTCCCGCTCACCAACCGGTTGCGGCTTGAAAAGGACGTCACGCTTGCCGAGTACAAGTCCTCGGAAGCGGAGGTCCGCGAAGTCGAGCGCCAGATCATCGCCGAGGCCCGTGAGGGCGTGGTGAATGTGCTGGCGATCCGCAGTCGCCGCGAGCTGCTGAACCAGCAGTCAGCTCTATCGAAGGAGTTCGCGGACTTCCTGTCCGCTGTCGCCGACAAAGGCGAGGGTTCCAGGCTCGATGCCGGTCAGGCGAAGCTCGAGGCCGCCAGTCTGGCCTTGGAAATGCGCCAGCTGGATGCCTCCGAAACCGCCGCTGTGGGCACGCTCAAGCCGCTGCTCGGCATGATGCCGGCGGAGACGCTGATGGTCAGTGGCACCTTGCCCGTGCCTGCCCTTCCGACGGCTGCCGTCGATCATGTCCGCCGTCCCGACTATCAGGCCGCCGTATTGCAAGCGGATGCCGCGGCGAAAGGCGTGGCACTCGAACAGGCCAAGCGCTACGATGATGTCGAAGCTGGCATCTTCGCCGGTGCCGAGAAGACGGAGGATGCTCCGGAAGGCTACGACAAGGAGGCGCTGGTCGGCGTGCGCTTCAAGTTCCCGCTGCCCTTGTGGAACAAGAACGAGGGTGCGATCCAAGAGGCCCAGGCCCTCAAGGAGCGCAAGGACAAGGAGGCTAGTGCCCTGGCCCGCTCCATTCATCTGGAAGCGGAAGCAGCGCGAGCCGAGATGGAGCAGTGGCAGAAGCTGCTCGCCGAGACCGGTGAGACCTTGCTGCCGCTCGCCGAAGAGCAGGCAAAGGCCGCGGAGGACGCCTACCGCAAGGGTCAGGGCGAACTCCAAACCGTGTTCCGCATGCGCGAGAAGCGCGTCCAACTGCTGGCCGCGCGGCTTGATGCGCTGCGCCAGTTTCACCTCGCCCGCGTGCGCTACGAGAGCGCCTTGGCAAAACCGTGA
- a CDS encoding efflux RND transporter periplasmic adaptor subunit, translating into MKFRRQILAAIGTAAFSFIPPALFAAATSSNTIVLDETGVKNLRIETVVAEETTFEESVFSLGRIESIPSRASAVSSRISGRIVELGVSPGDTVQANQVVAKVESRQPGDPPPVIDIRASAGGIVMSSAARLGEPAEPDKALLEIIDLSEVYAIARVPEHQAGTMKAGTKAHIRVAAVPGGDFDGELLRFGNSADRESGTIDAIFRLPNTGGLLRPGMRAEFSIVISKRENVLSVPRAALQGEASKRYVYVKDFDLEHAFIKTPVEVGEMNDRAVEIVSGILPADEVVTRGAYSLSFAGGGSISLKEALDAAHGHEHAEDGSELTPEKRAEMAAKKRAAAGLPPENAGGGNANPVWMYISIVLFVLLLASLFTRKRGTAPEEEEVTPTPEAH; encoded by the coding sequence ATGAAATTTCGACGCCAAATTTTGGCCGCTATTGGCACCGCGGCATTCTCATTCATTCCGCCCGCACTTTTCGCGGCGGCCACCTCCAGCAACACCATCGTCCTCGATGAGACCGGGGTGAAGAACCTCCGCATCGAAACGGTCGTCGCTGAAGAGACGACCTTCGAGGAATCCGTCTTCTCCCTGGGGCGCATCGAATCGATCCCGAGCCGTGCCTCTGCCGTGAGCAGCAGGATCTCCGGCCGCATCGTCGAGCTCGGTGTCTCTCCCGGCGATACCGTCCAGGCGAATCAAGTGGTCGCGAAGGTGGAAAGCCGTCAACCCGGCGACCCGCCACCGGTCATCGATATCCGTGCTTCCGCCGGCGGCATTGTGATGAGCAGCGCTGCTCGCCTTGGCGAGCCTGCCGAGCCGGACAAGGCGCTGTTAGAAATCATCGATCTCAGCGAGGTGTATGCGATTGCCCGTGTCCCGGAGCATCAGGCTGGCACCATGAAGGCGGGGACCAAGGCACACATCCGCGTCGCGGCGGTGCCCGGGGGCGACTTCGACGGTGAACTGCTCCGCTTCGGCAATTCAGCCGATCGCGAGAGCGGAACCATCGATGCGATCTTCCGCCTGCCGAATACCGGCGGCCTGTTGCGTCCCGGCATGCGTGCCGAGTTCTCGATCGTCATCAGCAAGCGGGAGAACGTGCTCAGCGTGCCGCGTGCCGCGCTCCAAGGCGAGGCGAGCAAGCGCTATGTCTACGTGAAGGACTTCGATCTCGAACACGCCTTCATCAAGACACCGGTCGAGGTCGGGGAAATGAATGACCGCGCGGTGGAAATCGTCAGTGGGATCTTGCCCGCGGATGAAGTCGTGACGCGTGGTGCCTATTCGCTGTCCTTCGCCGGTGGTGGCAGCATCTCGCTGAAGGAAGCGCTCGATGCCGCCCACGGCCACGAGCACGCGGAAGACGGTAGCGAACTGACACCGGAGAAGCGGGCGGAGATGGCCGCGAAGAAGCGGGCTGCCGCAGGCCTGCCGCCTGAGAATGCGGGTGGCGGCAATGCCAACCCCGTCTGGATGTACATCAGCATCGTCCTCTTCGTGCTGCTGCTCGCCTCGCTCTTCACCAGGAAGCGTGGCACCGCGCCAGAGGAAGAAGAAGTCACCCCAACCCCCGAGGCCCACTGA
- a CDS encoding efflux RND transporter permease subunit codes for MLNKLIHWSLANRAIVIGLALILMVMGFRTSTELPVEVLPDLSKPTVIILTESAGLSPEEVEMRVTQPIESALMGVAGLTRLRTNSDVSLSLVYAEFGWNTDIYKARTMVQERLQGVSEQLPDGVQPFMTPVASLMGEILLVGVRSKIKEGEPGYMSPSDVRSLADWTIKRRLQSVSGIAEILNMGGGVKQIEIQPDPYRMQANGVSFEELEKAAQESATTTTGGFINTGTTEIMVRNLAMSVQLGDISSTVIKTVNDRPISISDVANVVWGIEPMRGDATVSQSPEKTPTYGVIMSITKAPGFDTRALTKEINDALEGLKASYPSGIETTLLFQQKDFIDHAIGNLTEAIRDGAIMVTIVIFIFLLNFRTTFITLLAMPLSFGITVLIFKWAGISVNSMTLGGLAVAIGMVVDDAIVDVENVFRRLRENAALATPHPRLAVIARASGEVRNSILYATVLIILVFLPLLGLTGVEGKLFAPIAIATIISMIASFIVSLTAIPVLCSFLLNPKAGHEHKDGIVTRAMKWVLEHVWLRFSLNQPLLMFAIVAVIVAVAFSLYPKMGKDFLPKFKEETALVAVTSAPGTSLEEMNKISDMIEQQILSVPEVRKVGRRLGRAERGDHVVPVSTAEFDVDFREPEGEQKGTGRDRNVILEDITKKIRTVPGVFAVVGGPLADRIGHMLSGVSAPVAVKIFGPDLEELRKIGVEIQSICKTIPGFEDCKLDQTSSIPQLRIEADRDRARAYGVAPGHLNEQLSALVGGKEVAELRDGQRAVNLVTRLPLEWRDSPNKIAQIPIETGDGHRVPLSLVADVREAKGPNVIFREDSQRRFALAIKPTVRDVSNLVVKLQEEVKAKVKLPEGYFVKFEGEFQAQQDATQRIAIFTAVILLVIGFLLYGYFRTPFFALQVLCDIPLAMVGGLILTYFMLNNISIATLVGFIAVAGVAARNSIMLISHYLHLMQHEGEKFSKKMVIRGTKERLVPVLMTALAAGIGLIPLVMAADQPGKEILHPVAVVIVGGLVTSTLLGLGVTPAVFFTFGRRAAAKSIELESAASH; via the coding sequence ATGCTCAATAAACTGATTCACTGGTCGCTCGCAAACCGGGCGATCGTCATCGGCCTTGCACTGATCCTGATGGTGATGGGTTTCCGCACCTCGACCGAACTTCCGGTGGAGGTGCTGCCTGACCTTTCGAAGCCGACCGTCATCATCCTCACGGAATCGGCGGGTCTCTCGCCGGAGGAAGTGGAGATGCGCGTCACGCAGCCGATCGAAAGCGCACTGATGGGCGTGGCGGGGCTCACCCGCTTGCGCACGAACTCCGATGTCTCGCTCTCGCTGGTCTATGCCGAGTTCGGCTGGAACACCGACATCTACAAGGCCCGCACCATGGTGCAGGAGCGCTTGCAGGGCGTGAGCGAACAGCTGCCGGATGGCGTGCAGCCCTTCATGACGCCGGTCGCGTCGCTGATGGGAGAGATCCTGCTGGTAGGTGTTAGATCCAAGATAAAGGAAGGCGAACCCGGCTACATGTCGCCCAGCGACGTCCGCTCGTTGGCCGACTGGACGATCAAGCGCCGGCTCCAGAGCGTCTCCGGCATTGCCGAGATCCTCAACATGGGCGGCGGGGTCAAGCAGATCGAGATCCAGCCGGATCCCTATCGCATGCAGGCGAATGGCGTGAGCTTCGAGGAGCTCGAGAAGGCCGCGCAGGAGTCCGCTACCACGACCACTGGCGGCTTCATCAATACCGGCACTACCGAGATCATGGTGCGGAATCTCGCGATGAGCGTGCAGCTCGGCGATATTTCCAGTACCGTCATCAAGACGGTCAACGACCGCCCGATCTCCATCAGCGATGTCGCCAATGTGGTCTGGGGAATCGAGCCGATGCGCGGAGACGCCACCGTCAGCCAGAGTCCTGAAAAGACGCCGACCTACGGGGTCATCATGTCGATCACCAAGGCTCCCGGCTTCGATACCCGGGCGCTGACCAAGGAGATCAATGATGCCCTTGAAGGCTTGAAGGCATCCTATCCGTCAGGGATCGAGACCACGCTGCTATTCCAGCAGAAGGACTTCATCGATCACGCCATCGGCAACCTCACCGAGGCGATCCGCGATGGTGCGATCATGGTGACCATCGTGATCTTCATCTTCCTGCTGAATTTCCGCACCACCTTCATCACGCTACTGGCGATGCCGCTGTCCTTCGGCATCACGGTGCTGATCTTCAAGTGGGCGGGGATCAGTGTGAACTCGATGACCCTCGGCGGCCTCGCCGTAGCCATCGGGATGGTGGTGGACGATGCGATCGTGGACGTGGAGAACGTCTTCCGGCGACTCAGGGAGAACGCTGCCCTCGCCACGCCTCATCCACGTCTGGCGGTCATTGCCAGGGCCTCGGGCGAGGTGCGGAATTCGATCCTCTACGCCACCGTCCTGATCATCCTGGTGTTCCTTCCGCTGCTGGGGTTGACCGGTGTGGAAGGCAAGCTCTTCGCTCCCATCGCGATCGCCACGATCATCTCGATGATCGCGTCTTTCATCGTCTCGCTCACGGCGATTCCGGTGTTGTGTTCCTTCCTGCTGAATCCGAAGGCGGGCCATGAGCACAAGGACGGCATCGTGACCCGTGCGATGAAGTGGGTGCTGGAGCATGTGTGGCTCCGCTTCAGCCTGAACCAGCCATTGCTGATGTTCGCCATCGTGGCGGTCATCGTCGCGGTGGCGTTTTCGCTCTATCCGAAGATGGGGAAGGACTTCCTGCCGAAGTTCAAGGAGGAGACCGCCTTGGTCGCCGTTACCAGTGCCCCCGGCACCTCGTTGGAGGAGATGAACAAGATCTCGGACATGATCGAGCAGCAGATCCTCTCGGTTCCTGAGGTCCGGAAGGTCGGCCGCAGGCTCGGCCGGGCGGAACGTGGTGACCACGTGGTGCCGGTTTCCACTGCCGAGTTCGATGTCGATTTCCGCGAGCCGGAAGGGGAGCAGAAGGGCACGGGTCGTGACCGGAATGTGATCCTCGAAGATATCACCAAGAAGATCAGGACGGTGCCCGGTGTCTTCGCTGTCGTCGGTGGGCCGCTTGCCGACCGTATCGGGCACATGCTCAGCGGCGTCTCGGCTCCGGTGGCGGTGAAGATCTTCGGGCCCGATCTCGAAGAACTCCGCAAGATCGGCGTTGAGATCCAATCGATCTGCAAAACCATCCCGGGCTTCGAGGATTGCAAGCTCGACCAGACGTCCTCAATCCCACAGCTCCGGATTGAAGCAGACCGCGATCGCGCGCGTGCCTACGGTGTCGCTCCCGGCCATCTCAACGAGCAACTCTCGGCGCTCGTCGGAGGGAAGGAGGTTGCCGAACTTCGCGATGGCCAGCGCGCGGTGAACCTCGTCACCCGCCTGCCATTGGAATGGCGCGACTCGCCTAACAAGATCGCGCAGATCCCGATCGAAACCGGCGACGGGCATCGTGTCCCGCTTTCACTGGTGGCGGACGTCAGGGAAGCGAAGGGCCCGAACGTGATCTTCCGCGAGGATAGCCAGCGGCGCTTCGCCCTGGCCATCAAGCCGACGGTGCGTGATGTCTCAAACCTGGTCGTGAAGCTTCAGGAAGAGGTGAAGGCCAAGGTGAAGTTGCCCGAAGGCTACTTCGTGAAGTTCGAGGGCGAGTTCCAGGCGCAGCAGGATGCCACGCAAAGGATCGCGATCTTCACTGCGGTGATCCTGCTGGTGATCGGGTTCCTTCTCTACGGCTACTTCAGGACGCCATTCTTCGCGCTCCAAGTGCTCTGCGATATCCCGCTGGCGATGGTCGGCGGGCTCATCCTGACCTACTTCATGCTGAACAATATCAGCATCGCCACCTTGGTCGGCTTCATCGCCGTGGCAGGCGTGGCCGCGCGAAATAGCATCATGCTGATCAGCCACTACCTGCACCTGATGCAGCATGAGGGGGAAAAGTTCTCCAAGAAGATGGTCATCCGCGGAACCAAGGAACGGCTCGTTCCCGTGCTGATGACCGCGCTTGCCGCTGGCATCGGCCTAATCCCGCTGGTGATGGCTGCGGATCAACCCGGCAAGGAGATCCTTCACCCGGTGGCTGTCGTGATCGTGGGTGGCTTGGTCACCAGCACCCTGCTGGGGCTCGGCGTCACGCCCGCGGTCTTCTTCACCTTCGGCCGCAGGGCCGCCGCCAAATCCATCGAACTCGAATCCGCTGCATCTCACTGA
- a CDS encoding heavy metal translocating P-type ATPase, with protein sequence MSCAPSRDNHGSCCEHGHDDSPLPRTFLVAASGVLTGAGLLLQWFHAGPEWLKTAAFALATIAGGLLVFPAAWKALLGRRLDMNVLMAVAVIGAWVIGEHGEAAAVVFLFSLSELLESWAGTRARRAVAALLDLSPPTAVVVGDDGSEREVKVAEVEKGSKVRVRSGSRIPLDGEVISGSSSVNQAPITGESVPVDKAPGDPVFAGTVNGEGSLEVCVTKAASESTLARIIQLVGEAEEHKPPTQRWVDRFATIYTPAVFVMALLVAIIPPLLMGQPWSAWVYRSLVLLVIACPCALVIATPVSIVSGLTALARRGVLVKGGVYLEEVGKLRALAVDKTGTITRGKPEVVGVSPVAGLSEEEILRRAAAINSHSGHPLAAAIVEAARARALAFDPAPDYVSVTGQGARATIDGHPHFIGNHRMAHEAGICTPEVEQLLAGIESKGQSLAVLGHAPHEGCKGEILGVIAIADTLRQEVAEALKAIHAAGISKVVMLSGDNQRTASAIARQAGIDEAIGDLMPDQKVEHVRRLVAEHKHVGMIGDGVNDAPALAVASVGFAMGAIGSDTAIETADIALMKDDLTKVAEAVRTGRRAVGIIRFNVIFALVVKAVFLVLAFMGIAGLWLAILADTGATLLVIVNALRLLNGSKER encoded by the coding sequence ATGAGTTGCGCACCATCCCGGGACAACCACGGATCCTGCTGCGAGCATGGTCATGACGACTCTCCTCTGCCGCGCACGTTCCTGGTCGCGGCTTCCGGCGTGCTGACGGGTGCCGGCCTTTTGCTCCAATGGTTTCATGCGGGGCCGGAGTGGCTGAAGACCGCTGCTTTCGCACTCGCCACGATCGCCGGGGGATTGCTCGTCTTTCCCGCTGCGTGGAAGGCCCTGTTAGGCCGCCGTCTCGACATGAACGTCTTGATGGCCGTGGCGGTCATTGGGGCCTGGGTCATCGGCGAGCATGGTGAAGCCGCCGCAGTGGTGTTCCTGTTCTCCCTGTCGGAGCTGCTGGAGTCATGGGCCGGCACGCGCGCACGTCGTGCTGTTGCCGCTTTGTTGGATTTGTCGCCGCCCACGGCCGTCGTTGTTGGAGACGATGGTTCGGAACGTGAGGTCAAAGTCGCGGAAGTGGAGAAGGGCTCAAAAGTCCGGGTCCGCAGCGGCAGTCGTATCCCGCTCGATGGCGAGGTGATTTCCGGTAGCTCCTCGGTCAATCAAGCGCCCATCACCGGTGAGTCCGTGCCGGTGGACAAGGCGCCCGGCGATCCGGTCTTCGCCGGAACCGTCAATGGCGAGGGCTCGCTGGAAGTCTGCGTCACCAAGGCCGCCAGTGAATCCACCCTGGCGCGTATCATCCAGCTCGTGGGCGAGGCAGAGGAACACAAGCCACCGACGCAGCGCTGGGTCGATCGCTTCGCCACGATCTACACGCCGGCGGTGTTTGTGATGGCACTGCTCGTGGCGATCATCCCGCCGCTACTGATGGGGCAGCCGTGGAGTGCCTGGGTCTATCGGTCGCTGGTGCTGCTCGTCATCGCTTGTCCCTGTGCACTGGTGATTGCGACACCGGTGAGCATCGTTTCGGGGCTTACGGCGTTGGCACGTCGGGGTGTGCTGGTGAAGGGTGGCGTGTATCTTGAGGAAGTCGGCAAGCTTCGCGCGCTGGCCGTGGATAAAACCGGCACCATCACCCGCGGCAAGCCGGAGGTGGTCGGCGTCTCGCCTGTCGCCGGCCTTTCCGAGGAAGAGATCCTGCGCCGTGCTGCTGCCATCAACAGTCACTCCGGCCATCCGCTCGCTGCCGCCATTGTTGAAGCAGCGCGTGCCCGTGCTCTCGCCTTCGATCCGGCGCCCGATTACGTTTCGGTCACTGGCCAAGGAGCACGCGCCACCATTGATGGCCATCCCCATTTCATCGGAAATCATCGCATGGCCCACGAGGCCGGTATCTGCACGCCGGAAGTGGAGCAATTGCTCGCAGGCATCGAGTCGAAAGGGCAATCGCTCGCGGTCCTCGGACACGCGCCCCATGAGGGTTGCAAGGGTGAGATCCTCGGAGTCATTGCCATCGCCGACACGCTTCGCCAGGAAGTCGCCGAGGCACTGAAGGCCATCCATGCCGCCGGCATTTCGAAGGTGGTCATGCTCAGTGGTGACAATCAGCGCACCGCTTCCGCGATCGCCCGGCAGGCTGGCATTGACGAAGCCATCGGCGACCTGATGCCGGATCAGAAGGTCGAGCACGTGCGCAGGCTCGTGGCCGAGCACAAGCATGTCGGCATGATCGGCGATGGAGTGAACGATGCACCTGCGCTTGCGGTGGCCAGCGTCGGCTTCGCGATGGGTGCGATCGGCAGCGACACCGCCATCGAGACTGCGGACATCGCCCTGATGAAGGACGATCTGACGAAGGTGGCCGAGGCTGTCCGAACCGGTCGCCGGGCGGTGGGAATCATCCGCTTCAACGTCATTTTCGCCCTGGTGGTGAAGGCGGTCTTTCTCGTGCTTGCCTTCATGGGCATCGCTGGCCTGTGGCTGGCCATCCTGGCTGATACCGGGGCGACGCTGTTGGTGATTGTGAATGCCTTGAGGCTGCTCAACGGGTCAAAGGAGCGGTGA
- the chrA gene encoding chromate efflux transporter gives MTPPPVPTFAEALRFWIKLGWISFGGPAGQMAIMHKELVEKRRWLSEDHFLHALNFCMLLPGPEAQQLATYLGWRLHGARGGIAAGALFVIPSVFILFLLSWLYMAGGEVKWIQGIFYGLMPAVIAIVVSAVKRIGSKALKTAALWAVALLAFVAIFFFKVNFVAIILCAALAGWIGGKHFPKQFPAGKGHGKSDVGEAPFVELPPSPPASWGRTFAVLAICLTLWWLPVLACGLLLGWQGIHFQQGLFFSKAALVTIGGAYAVLPYVSQMAVEHYGWLGQRQMMAGLGLAETTPGPLIMVLQFVGFVAAWQHPGELSPLHAAMLGAGITTWVTFLPCFMFVFLGAPHVEGLRERKVVATMLTAVTAAVVGVILNLAIWFALHALVPAEGKFDVFVALAAVGTWVAMERFRIGVIPVLGVCAALGVVVKML, from the coding sequence ATGACTCCACCTCCCGTTCCCACCTTTGCCGAAGCGCTGCGCTTCTGGATCAAGCTCGGCTGGATCAGCTTCGGCGGCCCGGCGGGGCAGATGGCGATCATGCACAAGGAGCTGGTCGAAAAGCGCCGCTGGCTCAGTGAGGATCATTTCCTCCATGCTCTGAATTTTTGCATGCTGTTGCCGGGGCCGGAGGCGCAGCAGCTCGCGACTTACCTCGGCTGGCGCTTGCATGGGGCGCGCGGTGGGATCGCGGCGGGAGCGCTGTTTGTGATTCCGTCGGTCTTCATCCTGTTCCTGCTGAGCTGGCTCTACATGGCGGGAGGTGAGGTGAAGTGGATCCAAGGCATCTTCTACGGGCTGATGCCGGCGGTCATCGCCATCGTGGTGTCGGCAGTGAAGCGGATTGGCTCGAAGGCGCTGAAGACCGCCGCGCTGTGGGCAGTGGCGTTGCTCGCGTTCGTCGCCATCTTCTTCTTCAAGGTGAACTTCGTTGCGATCATCCTCTGCGCGGCCTTGGCCGGGTGGATCGGTGGAAAGCATTTCCCCAAGCAGTTCCCGGCGGGGAAGGGGCATGGCAAGTCCGACGTGGGTGAAGCGCCCTTTGTGGAACTTCCGCCATCGCCACCGGCGAGCTGGGGACGGACGTTCGCGGTGTTGGCGATCTGCCTCACGCTGTGGTGGCTGCCAGTGCTGGCCTGCGGGCTTCTATTAGGTTGGCAGGGGATTCATTTCCAGCAGGGGCTGTTCTTCAGCAAGGCGGCTCTGGTGACGATTGGCGGTGCGTATGCGGTGTTGCCGTATGTCTCGCAGATGGCGGTGGAGCACTACGGCTGGCTGGGCCAGCGGCAGATGATGGCGGGCCTTGGCCTGGCAGAGACGACGCCGGGGCCGCTGATCATGGTGCTGCAATTCGTCGGGTTCGTTGCCGCCTGGCAACATCCGGGCGAGCTATCGCCGCTTCATGCGGCGATGCTTGGCGCGGGGATCACGACGTGGGTGACGTTCTTGCCGTGCTTCATGTTCGTGTTCCTCGGCGCACCGCATGTGGAGGGACTGCGCGAGCGGAAGGTGGTGGCGACCATGCTCACCGCGGTGACTGCCGCGGTGGTGGGGGTGATCCTCAATCTCGCCATCTGGTTCGCCTTGCACGCGCTGGTTCCAGCGGAGGGGAAGTTCGACGTCTTCGTCGCGTTGGCGGCCGTTGGCACTTGGGTGGCGATGGAGCGGTTCAGGATCGGCGTGATTCCGGTGCTCGGGGTTTGCGCGGCCTTGGGCGTGGTGGTGAAGATGCTCTGA
- a CDS encoding single-stranded DNA-binding protein: MANLNKVMLIGNLTRDPEVRYTPKGTAVGDLGLAVNRRVSDGNGNWSDETTFVDITVWGTNAENAQKFLTKGRGVFVEGRLQMDTWEDKQSGQKRSKLKVVAEVLQFLPDGKQGAGGSGGGSGPRPGNGDGNGGGYSQPRQSSGPPQGGSPAGSGEYHDEEDDIPF, from the coding sequence ATGGCCAATCTCAATAAAGTGATGTTGATCGGGAACCTCACCCGTGATCCTGAAGTCCGTTACACTCCCAAAGGAACCGCTGTCGGTGATCTCGGCCTGGCCGTGAACCGCCGCGTTTCGGATGGCAATGGCAACTGGTCCGACGAGACCACCTTCGTGGACATCACCGTGTGGGGCACCAATGCGGAGAACGCCCAGAAGTTCCTCACCAAGGGCCGCGGCGTCTTCGTCGAAGGCCGCTTGCAGATGGATACCTGGGAGGACAAGCAGTCCGGCCAGAAGCGCAGCAAGCTCAAGGTCGTCGCCGAAGTCCTGCAGTTCCTGCCGGATGGCAAGCAAGGTGCAGGTGGTAGCGGCGGTGGCAGTGGCCCGCGTCCCGGCAATGGAGACGGCAATGGCGGCGGCTACTCACAGCCTCGCCAATCCTCCGGTCCGCCGCAAGGCGGCTCACCAGCCGGTTCCGGCGAGTACCACGACGAGGAAGACGACATTCCCTTCTGA
- the rpsF gene encoding 30S ribosomal protein S6, translated as MSRKYEGLVVLNTKSIEGTLEDLVATVSKEIESEGAKVADVSQLGRRKFSYASKHLESGHYVTYSFKAEPETITRIQAKLRLNTNVHLQHFSRVA; from the coding sequence ATGAGCCGCAAGTACGAAGGACTCGTCGTCCTCAACACCAAGTCGATCGAAGGCACCCTTGAAGACCTCGTCGCCACCGTCAGCAAGGAAATCGAATCCGAAGGTGCCAAGGTCGCCGACGTCTCGCAACTCGGTCGCCGCAAGTTCTCCTATGCTTCGAAGCACTTGGAAAGCGGCCACTACGTGACCTACTCCTTCAAGGCCGAGCCGGAAACGATCACCCGTATCCAGGCCAAGCTTCGCCTGAACACGAACGTTCACCTGCAGCACTTCTCGCGCGTCGCCTGA
- the pth gene encoding aminoacyl-tRNA hydrolase: METEASIPLVVGLGNPGRQYENTRHNAGFMVLDRLALLAGAPFESKPKWQSHIAKLPGSGILLVKPQCFMNLSGRPLRQIAAFHKWTPEQILVVYDDVSLPLGKLRFREKGSAGGHNGIKSMIEHLGSDAFPRLKVGIGASEPGNMTGHVLGTFREEERDLLENTLARAVAAVQLALSQGLPAAASFYNSNNGTI, encoded by the coding sequence TTGGAAACCGAAGCCTCCATCCCCCTCGTCGTCGGCCTCGGCAATCCCGGCCGGCAGTATGAGAACACCCGCCACAATGCCGGGTTCATGGTGCTGGATCGCCTCGCGCTGCTCGCCGGCGCGCCCTTCGAGTCGAAGCCGAAGTGGCAATCCCACATCGCCAAGCTCCCCGGCTCCGGGATTCTACTCGTGAAGCCCCAGTGCTTCATGAATCTCAGCGGCCGCCCGCTCCGCCAGATCGCCGCATTCCACAAGTGGACGCCGGAGCAGATCCTGGTGGTCTATGACGATGTCTCACTCCCCCTCGGCAAGCTGCGCTTCCGCGAAAAAGGCAGCGCCGGCGGGCACAATGGCATCAAGTCCATGATCGAGCACCTGGGCAGCGACGCCTTCCCCCGTCTCAAGGTCGGCATCGGCGCCTCGGAGCCCGGAAACATGACCGGCCACGTGCTTGGAACCTTCCGCGAAGAGGAGCGTGACCTGCTTGAAAACACACTTGCAAGGGCCGTTGCAGCTGTGCAGCTTGCGCTCTCCCAAGGCCTCCCGGCCGCCGCCAGTTTTTACAATAGTAATAACGGAACCATCTAA
- a CDS encoding 50S ribosomal protein L25 → MAKKHVLKAEPRARSGSGVLKQLRREGWVPSVIYGRGTENKNLKVDAKAFGEMLAHATSENILINLDLGGANQLAFLQSVQHDPLSGKPLHIDFLSVDENSEITAHIPVHLTGEPAGVKAGGLLEQLGHTLEVRCVASVLPEILEFDVTHLNEGDSLHIGDVKLPAGVAATHAADVVIAHVAKSAAAVSEAAAATA, encoded by the coding sequence ATGGCCAAGAAGCACGTCCTCAAAGCCGAACCGCGCGCACGCTCCGGTTCCGGTGTCCTCAAACAATTGCGCCGCGAGGGCTGGGTCCCTTCCGTTATCTACGGACGTGGCACCGAAAACAAGAACCTGAAGGTCGACGCCAAGGCCTTCGGCGAGATGCTGGCCCACGCCACCTCGGAAAACATTCTCATCAATCTGGACCTCGGCGGTGCCAATCAGCTCGCCTTCCTCCAGTCCGTCCAGCACGACCCGCTTTCGGGCAAGCCGCTGCACATCGACTTCCTTTCCGTCGACGAGAACTCGGAAATCACCGCCCACATCCCAGTGCACCTTACCGGTGAGCCTGCTGGCGTGAAGGCCGGTGGCCTGCTGGAGCAGCTCGGCCACACCCTCGAAGTGCGCTGCGTCGCCTCCGTGCTTCCGGAAATCCTCGAGTTCGACGTGACCCACCTGAACGAAGGCGACTCGCTGCACATCGGCGACGTGAAGCTTCCTGCCGGTGTTGCCGCGACCCACGCTGCCGACGTCGTCATCGCCCACGTGGCGAAGAGCGCCGCCGCTGTCTCGGAAGCCGCTGCCGCGACTGCCTGA